Proteins co-encoded in one endosymbiont 'TC1' of Trimyema compressum genomic window:
- a CDS encoding PASTA domain-containing protein has translation MNTITMAQFEKKKTIEDMRVWALQNKITLNETFEYTKEVDENYMLEQSVPADKKIQKGSTVDVKISKGADPEEKIPLPDFASMNGTQIEEWKEKSQ, from the coding sequence ATGAATACAATTACGATGGCTCAATTTGAAAAAAAGAAAACCATTGAAGATATGCGGGTATGGGCGTTGCAAAATAAGATTACTTTAAATGAAACATTTGAGTATACTAAAGAAGTGGATGAAAATTATATGCTTGAGCAATCGGTTCCAGCTGATAAGAAAATTCAGAAAGGCAGTACTGTAGATGTTAAAATATCAAAAGGTGCAGATCCAGAAGAAAAAATTCCTTTGCCTGATTTTGCTAGTATGAATGGTACGCAAATTGAGGAATGGAAAGAAAAAAGCCAATAA
- a CDS encoding response regulator transcription factor — translation MRVLIVEDEPFMAEAIEAVLKKNNYSVDLAFDGEYGLDCALSEIYDVVILDIMLPKIDGFRVVQTMRRNEELMARIRALIRRQPQIRNLNYLVYEDLVLYPFLLKITCNNKEIAITLKESQVLEILFSNKNQIVSKNILIERIWGYESNTEDNHVEVYISFLRKNCSI, via the coding sequence ATGCGTGTATTAATTGTAGAAGATGAACCTTTTATGGCAGAAGCAATAGAGGCAGTATTAAAAAAGAATAATTATAGTGTGGATCTTGCATTTGATGGAGAATACGGTTTAGACTGTGCTTTAAGTGAAATATATGATGTGGTTATTTTAGATATTATGCTTCCTAAAATAGATGGCTTTAGAGTTGTTCAGACTATGAGAAGGAATGAAGAATTAATGGCCCGTATTCGGGCCTTGATTCGAAGGCAACCTCAGATTAGGAATTTAAATTATTTAGTATATGAGGATTTAGTATTATATCCCTTTCTTTTGAAAATTACTTGCAATAATAAAGAAATAGCAATAACTTTAAAAGAAAGTCAAGTTCTTGAAATACTTTTTAGCAATAAAAATCAAATTGTTTCAAAAAATATATTAATTGAGAGGATTTGGGGTTATGAGAGCAATACAGAGGACAATCATGTTGAAGTGTATATTTCATTTTTAAGAAAAAATTGCAGTATTTAA